The following are encoded together in the Capsulimonas corticalis genome:
- a CDS encoding aldo/keto reductase encodes MRKFGRTGWKVSEIGFGGWAIGGDGFGNSYGATDDEVSKAALRRALELGVNLIDTADIYGHGHSEALIGEVLRDWAGTQPIVVTKGGVNFYRRDDTLEQDWTPLAIAHAVQQSLMRLRRETLDLFLLMNPPVEELERMRVWQTLEALQRGGKIAQYGVSVAEPQDGVWLLENDAPVAAIEVAYSLFYQGATTDLLPLARRKKVAVLAREPLANGFLAGAHGANAVFPEGDIRALLPPEYVRAMAETADRLRFLSDGAGRTPAQAALRFVLDDPAVASVVVGAKTPAQVEENIAAVSAPSITEAERRQVLEVFSE; translated from the coding sequence ATGAGAAAGTTTGGCCGGACGGGCTGGAAGGTTTCGGAGATCGGTTTTGGCGGCTGGGCCATCGGCGGGGATGGTTTTGGCAACAGTTACGGAGCGACGGATGACGAGGTTTCCAAAGCCGCGCTGCGGCGGGCGCTGGAGCTGGGCGTCAACCTGATCGACACCGCCGATATCTACGGACATGGGCATAGCGAAGCGCTGATCGGCGAGGTGCTGCGGGACTGGGCGGGAACGCAGCCGATCGTGGTGACCAAGGGCGGCGTCAATTTTTACCGCCGGGACGATACGCTGGAACAGGACTGGACTCCTTTGGCTATCGCCCACGCCGTGCAGCAAAGCCTGATGCGTCTGCGTCGCGAGACGCTGGATCTGTTTCTTCTGATGAATCCGCCGGTCGAGGAGCTGGAGCGGATGCGCGTCTGGCAGACGCTGGAGGCGCTCCAGCGCGGCGGCAAGATCGCGCAGTATGGAGTGTCCGTGGCAGAGCCGCAGGACGGCGTCTGGCTTCTGGAGAACGACGCGCCCGTGGCGGCGATCGAGGTCGCGTACAGTTTGTTTTATCAGGGCGCCACGACGGATTTGCTGCCGCTCGCGCGGCGCAAGAAGGTCGCCGTTCTGGCGCGCGAGCCGCTCGCGAACGGCTTTCTCGCCGGCGCGCACGGCGCGAATGCGGTGTTTCCGGAAGGGGACATTCGGGCGTTGCTGCCGCCGGAGTATGTGAGAGCGATGGCGGAGACGGCGGACCGTCTTCGCTTTTTGTCGGACGGAGCCGGCCGGACGCCGGCGCAGGCGGCGCTTCGGTTCGTGCTGGACGACCCCGCCGTCGCCAGCGTGGTCGTCGGCGCCAAAACCCCCGCGCAGGTGGAGGAGAATATCGCGGCGGTAAGCGCTCCGTCAATCACGGAGGCCGAGCGAAGGCAGGTCTTAGAGGTGTTTTCCGAATGA
- a CDS encoding NAD(P)H-hydrate dehydratase, whose product MNVATSQEMREIDRRTIEEFGVPSLILMENAATRVVETLAQRRPTLRGARVAIVCGKGNNGGDGLAIARHLAVRFHARVTVWMIAPDPGALSPDAAANLEMAEKFGLTIHWIADGVSVELGQSLASSDIVIDALLGTGFRGALEGGGASAVEAINAAGSAGAYVVAVDIPSGAEADTGNVNGPAVRAAITVTFALPKIGLLLFPAAELAGEVIVGEIGTPPALLEGVRARATSAADVAQWIPARINGRDSNKGKFGHVTVFAGSAGLIGAAALSAESAARMGSGLVTLAVPEGLLTAAMSVANPVVMTAGLPQTPKQTFSSRALDDALALAEKGTAAAIGPGLGGVKDEDLQKFVREFVARCPVPLVIDADALNVLSLEPDRGASLVRGRKAATVLTPHPGEMGRLLGIETAQVQERRLEHVRHAAETYGCAVLLKGSRTLIATPDGRLTINTTSNPGMATGGAGDVLTGVIATLLGQKLAAGDAAAAGAYAHGLAGDLAVLSLGGAAGLIAKDIVDYLPKAIGKCQLESDGIISGS is encoded by the coding sequence ATGAATGTCGCAACATCCCAGGAGATGCGTGAGATCGATCGGCGTACGATCGAGGAATTCGGCGTTCCCAGTTTGATCCTGATGGAGAACGCCGCGACGCGCGTGGTGGAAACACTGGCGCAGCGCCGTCCCACGCTGCGCGGCGCGCGTGTCGCGATTGTGTGCGGGAAAGGGAATAATGGCGGAGATGGTCTCGCGATCGCCCGTCATCTCGCCGTTCGCTTCCACGCGCGCGTCACCGTCTGGATGATCGCGCCCGACCCGGGCGCGCTTTCTCCCGACGCCGCCGCGAACCTGGAGATGGCGGAGAAGTTCGGCCTGACGATCCACTGGATCGCGGACGGAGTATCCGTTGAATTGGGCCAATCGCTGGCGTCGTCGGATATCGTTATCGACGCCCTGCTGGGTACGGGATTTCGCGGTGCGCTGGAAGGCGGCGGCGCTTCGGCGGTCGAAGCGATCAACGCCGCCGGGAGCGCGGGAGCGTATGTCGTCGCGGTCGATATTCCCTCGGGAGCCGAGGCCGACACGGGGAATGTGAATGGCCCCGCCGTGCGCGCCGCGATCACGGTGACGTTCGCGCTGCCCAAGATCGGCCTGCTGCTGTTCCCCGCCGCGGAGCTGGCCGGCGAAGTGATTGTGGGGGAGATCGGAACGCCGCCGGCGCTGCTGGAGGGCGTGCGGGCGCGCGCGACGAGCGCCGCCGATGTGGCCCAGTGGATCCCGGCGCGAATCAATGGACGCGATAGCAATAAAGGCAAATTTGGCCACGTGACCGTCTTCGCCGGATCCGCCGGATTGATCGGCGCCGCCGCGCTCAGCGCGGAATCGGCGGCGCGCATGGGGTCCGGCCTGGTGACCCTGGCCGTGCCGGAGGGGCTTTTGACGGCGGCGATGAGCGTGGCGAATCCCGTCGTGATGACCGCCGGCCTTCCGCAGACGCCCAAGCAGACGTTTTCCTCGCGGGCGCTGGATGACGCGCTTGCCCTGGCGGAGAAGGGAACCGCCGCCGCCATCGGGCCGGGACTGGGCGGCGTCAAGGATGAGGATCTTCAGAAGTTTGTTCGGGAGTTTGTGGCGCGCTGCCCGGTCCCGCTGGTGATTGACGCCGACGCGCTCAACGTGCTATCGCTCGAGCCGGATCGCGGGGCGTCCCTTGTGCGCGGCCGCAAGGCGGCGACTGTATTGACGCCGCACCCGGGCGAGATGGGGCGGCTGCTGGGAATCGAGACCGCGCAGGTTCAGGAGCGCCGTTTGGAGCATGTCCGCCACGCCGCCGAGACATACGGCTGCGCCGTGCTGCTGAAGGGCTCGCGCACGCTGATTGCGACGCCGGACGGGCGTTTGACGATCAATACGACCAGCAACCCCGGCATGGCGACCGGCGGGGCGGGGGACGTCTTGACGGGAGTGATTGCGACGCTGCTCGGGCAAAAGCTCGCCGCTGGCGACGCGGCGGCGGCCGGCGCGTACGCGCACGGTCTTGCGGGAGATTTGGCGGTCCTGAGTTTGGGAGGCGCGGCGGGCCTGATCGCCAAAGATATTGTGGATTATTTGCCGAAAGCGATAGGAAAATGCCAATTAGAAAGCGATGGAATAATCTCCGGCTCTTAA
- a CDS encoding FHA domain-containing protein produces the protein MSSAPAHAQQVVVTLPDNGLFTAWVTSEKGGISTVPFNVRGHETIAVRIRTVDGQTLYVLDGATGRMAASRLRINPDGSASPVALLVSDFQLIGQPGAAAAALPSSRPNNNVLLGHAETVSTVDPDAEDAAPAAVKEGDEWTTPLATFLIGATLAGICAWIIQKLMRRSQPEFQYASSSAPMWEPAGPEPGDRDIAARSNGRQRYRVTKSAARRSRHRSRIHVPQLVGTDGLAAGARFVLSTPTVSIGRDGDNEIVLAETKVSRHHARIEHEQSGNIMLIDEASANGVFVNGMRVEKAVLHQGDEIKIGDSFFRYEE, from the coding sequence GTGTCGAGCGCACCCGCGCACGCGCAGCAAGTGGTGGTGACCCTGCCGGACAACGGTCTCTTTACCGCTTGGGTTACCTCGGAAAAGGGCGGGATCTCGACGGTGCCCTTCAACGTCCGAGGCCACGAAACGATCGCGGTGCGGATCCGTACGGTGGACGGGCAGACGCTGTATGTGCTGGATGGCGCCACGGGCCGTATGGCGGCGTCCCGCCTGCGTATCAATCCCGATGGATCCGCTTCGCCGGTGGCGTTGCTGGTGAGTGACTTTCAGCTGATTGGACAGCCTGGCGCCGCCGCCGCCGCGCTGCCGTCCTCCCGGCCGAACAACAACGTGCTTCTGGGGCACGCCGAAACCGTCAGCACCGTCGATCCCGACGCGGAGGACGCCGCGCCGGCGGCCGTGAAAGAGGGAGACGAGTGGACGACGCCGCTGGCCACTTTCTTAATCGGGGCGACGCTCGCCGGGATCTGCGCCTGGATCATCCAAAAACTGATGCGCCGTTCGCAGCCCGAGTTCCAGTACGCCAGCTCCTCCGCGCCGATGTGGGAGCCGGCAGGGCCGGAGCCAGGCGATCGCGATATCGCCGCGAGAAGCAATGGACGCCAGCGTTACCGCGTGACGAAGAGCGCTGCGCGTCGATCGCGCCATCGAAGCCGCATCCACGTCCCGCAGCTTGTCGGCACCGATGGCCTGGCCGCCGGAGCGCGGTTCGTGCTTTCCACCCCCACGGTCTCCATCGGACGCGACGGCGACAATGAGATCGTGCTGGCCGAAACCAAAGTCTCGCGCCATCATGCGCGGATCGAGCACGAGCAAAGCGGCAATATCATGCTGATCGATGAAGCGAGCGCTAACGGGGTGTTTGTGAATGGAATGCGCGTGGAGAAGGCGGTGCTTCACCAGGGCGATGAGATCAAGATCGGGGATAGTTTCTTTCGGTACGAGGAGTAG
- a CDS encoding polyprenyl synthetase family protein, whose translation MSFDLPAYLSERRVIVDAALDKYLPTADQEPDNLHASIRYSIFCGGKRLRPILALAAADAVGCDFSHVTPLACALECIHTFSLIHDDLPAIDDDALRRGAPTNHVVYGEAMAILAGDALLAFAFELIAECRAFCPADRVLEALVMVAQASGTRGMVGGQVSDIECEGRTDVDEKTVASIHERKTGALLIASLVAGARLCGASGAQENALRRYGEKIGLAFQITDDILDLEGDAEKLGKPLGSDLKQDKATYPKILGIEESRTLANRAAEDAIAALSIFDEKADPLRALARYMVERDN comes from the coding sequence GTGAGTTTCGACCTGCCGGCCTACCTCAGCGAGCGCCGTGTCATCGTCGACGCGGCGCTCGACAAATACCTGCCCACGGCGGATCAGGAGCCGGACAATCTCCACGCCTCGATCCGCTACTCCATCTTCTGCGGCGGCAAGCGCCTCCGCCCCATTCTGGCCCTCGCCGCCGCCGACGCCGTGGGCTGCGATTTCTCGCATGTGACTCCGCTCGCCTGCGCGCTGGAGTGCATCCACACCTTTTCGCTGATCCACGACGACCTGCCCGCCATCGATGACGACGCCCTGAGGCGCGGCGCTCCAACCAACCATGTCGTCTATGGCGAAGCGATGGCGATCCTGGCCGGCGACGCCCTCCTGGCCTTCGCCTTCGAGCTGATCGCCGAATGCCGCGCGTTCTGCCCCGCCGACCGGGTCCTCGAAGCGCTCGTCATGGTCGCGCAGGCGTCAGGCACGCGCGGAATGGTGGGGGGACAGGTGTCGGACATCGAGTGCGAAGGCCGGACCGATGTCGACGAGAAGACCGTGGCGTCGATCCACGAGCGCAAGACCGGCGCTCTGCTCATCGCCTCGCTCGTCGCCGGCGCCCGCCTTTGCGGCGCGTCCGGCGCCCAGGAGAACGCCCTGCGCCGCTACGGCGAAAAGATCGGCCTGGCCTTTCAGATCACGGATGACATTCTGGATTTAGAAGGGGACGCGGAGAAGCTGGGCAAACCGCTCGGCAGTGATCTCAAGCAGGACAAAGCGACCTACCCCAAGATCCTGGGCATTGAAGAGTCCCGCACGCTGGCGAACCGAGCCGCCGAAGACGCAATCGCCGCGCTGTCGATCTTCGACGAAAAAGCCGATCCCCTGCGAGCGCTGGCGCGGTATATGGTGGAGCGGGATAACTGA
- the folD gene encoding bifunctional methylenetetrahydrofolate dehydrogenase/methenyltetrahydrofolate cyclohydrolase FolD: protein MTAILLDGNATSKAIRAEIARDTARLTAATGVVPKLAAILAGDDPASATYVQMKARASAKAGIESVTYPITNDAPESEVRHRLAQLNADPTVHGILIQHPLPKHMDEPSILSDLSAEKDVDGIAPISLGRLVAGLDSFHSCTPEGMIELLKRYNLPIAGKHAVVVGRSVILGKPLALLLLAENATVTICHSRTPNLAEITRQADILCAAVGRPELIKGDMIKPGAVVLDAGYNKVEGRAKDVGDVEFESALQVASAITPVPGGVGPMTIAMLLRNTLTAAARAAGFSLEPETV from the coding sequence ATGACAGCTATTCTCTTGGACGGTAACGCGACTTCAAAGGCGATTCGCGCGGAGATCGCGCGGGATACGGCGCGCCTGACCGCCGCGACCGGCGTCGTTCCCAAACTCGCCGCGATCCTGGCCGGCGACGATCCCGCGTCGGCGACGTACGTACAGATGAAGGCCCGCGCCTCGGCCAAGGCCGGCATCGAGTCCGTGACCTATCCGATTACCAACGACGCGCCGGAATCCGAAGTCCGCCACCGCCTCGCGCAGCTCAATGCCGACCCGACCGTGCACGGCATCCTGATCCAGCACCCGCTGCCCAAGCATATGGATGAGCCGAGCATCCTCTCGGACCTGAGCGCCGAGAAGGACGTGGACGGCATCGCGCCGATCTCGCTGGGCCGCCTGGTCGCCGGTCTGGATTCATTTCATTCCTGTACGCCCGAAGGCATGATCGAGCTTTTGAAGCGCTATAATCTGCCGATCGCCGGCAAGCACGCCGTGGTCGTCGGCCGCAGCGTCATTCTCGGCAAGCCGCTCGCCCTGCTGCTGCTCGCCGAGAACGCCACGGTCACGATCTGCCACTCGCGCACGCCGAACCTCGCCGAGATCACCCGCCAGGCCGATATCCTCTGCGCCGCCGTCGGCCGTCCCGAGCTGATCAAAGGCGATATGATCAAACCCGGCGCCGTGGTGCTGGACGCCGGCTATAACAAAGTCGAAGGCCGCGCAAAAGACGTCGGCGATGTCGAGTTTGAAAGCGCTTTGCAGGTCGCGTCGGCGATTACCCCGGTTCCCGGCGGCGTCGGCCCGATGACCATCGCCATGCTTCTGCGCAATACGCTGACCGCAGCCGCCCGCGCTGCGGGCTTCTCGCTAGAACCGGAGACGGTGTGA
- a CDS encoding sialate O-acetylesterase gives MTLQSFQVLQRAANGAAQITQDNGTIVEITTGGPYEIGDATDVLVGDIWVLAGQSNMEGCGRQVDMETSSPLVRSLQSREVWAVAEEPLHWLDESPRPVHRKINGMPPPPEVPDPRNSRDYGAGLGLTFAKLIQARTGVPVGLIPSAHGGTSMDQWNPARAATEGDHSLYGATLSRIRESGGKVAGILWYQGESDASPEDAPKYADRMIHLIQSFRTDLGQPDLPFYLVQLGTFVTPGDADQHHSWSAIREAQRLLPQALPYVGVVSAIDLDLDDGIHISTAGLKRLGKRLANVVSGFPSPELGEIKVARPAVGNYTIVRVSFQNVRGGLRAEGRPYGFSLRDAAGNDIHQIFKTTLEGDTAILHVGCEVLPAGLSLWYGYGLDSYCNITDAEDAAIPAFGPISISTDSSL, from the coding sequence ATGACGCTTCAAAGCTTCCAAGTATTGCAGCGCGCCGCGAACGGCGCCGCGCAGATCACGCAGGATAACGGAACCATCGTCGAGATCACCACCGGCGGCCCGTATGAGATCGGCGACGCGACCGATGTCCTTGTCGGCGATATCTGGGTGCTGGCCGGGCAGAGCAACATGGAAGGCTGCGGCCGCCAGGTCGATATGGAGACAAGCTCGCCCCTCGTGCGGTCCCTCCAGAGCCGGGAAGTTTGGGCCGTCGCCGAAGAGCCGCTGCACTGGCTCGATGAATCCCCCCGCCCCGTTCACCGCAAAATCAACGGCATGCCTCCGCCTCCGGAAGTTCCCGATCCTCGGAACAGCCGCGATTACGGCGCGGGTCTGGGCCTGACCTTCGCCAAGCTGATTCAGGCGCGGACCGGCGTTCCCGTCGGCCTGATCCCAAGCGCGCATGGCGGAACGTCGATGGACCAGTGGAACCCCGCGCGCGCCGCAACCGAAGGCGACCATTCGCTGTACGGCGCCACCCTTTCGCGCATCCGCGAGAGCGGCGGTAAGGTCGCGGGCATCCTCTGGTATCAGGGGGAAAGCGACGCCAGCCCTGAGGACGCTCCCAAATACGCCGATCGGATGATCCATCTCATCCAATCGTTCCGAACCGATCTCGGCCAGCCCGATCTGCCGTTCTATCTGGTGCAGCTGGGGACGTTCGTTACCCCGGGAGACGCCGATCAGCATCATAGCTGGAGCGCGATCCGCGAAGCCCAACGCCTTCTGCCGCAAGCCCTGCCCTATGTCGGCGTGGTGAGCGCCATCGATCTCGATCTGGACGACGGCATTCACATCAGCACAGCCGGTCTCAAGCGCCTCGGCAAGCGGCTCGCCAATGTCGTCAGCGGCTTCCCCTCCCCCGAACTGGGCGAGATCAAAGTCGCGCGGCCCGCTGTCGGCAATTACACCATTGTGCGCGTCTCGTTCCAGAATGTGCGCGGCGGCCTGCGCGCCGAAGGACGTCCCTACGGCTTCAGCCTGCGCGACGCCGCCGGGAACGATATCCACCAGATCTTCAAGACCACGCTCGAAGGCGATACGGCGATCCTGCATGTGGGATGCGAGGTCCTGCCGGCGGGACTGAGCCTCTGGTATGGATATGGCCTGGATTCTTACTGCAACATCACCGACGCCGAGGACGCCGCCATACCGGCCTTCGGCCCGATCTCAATTTCAACGGATTCATCACTATGA
- the dcd gene encoding dCTP deaminase, producing the protein MILSDRSIKEGVAAGRITITPYDESLVQPASIDIRLDHRFRVFRNYKYSAIDPKAAQDGLTEMVTAEEGSPFVIHPGEFILASTLESIALGDDLVARLEGKSSLGRLGLVVHATAGYIDPGFEGHITLELSNVANLPILLYPGMKVGQISFFAMSTPADRPYGHPDLGSKYKGQSVPTASRMHMNFPDGEETHG; encoded by the coding sequence ATGATCCTCTCCGACCGCAGCATCAAAGAAGGCGTCGCCGCCGGACGCATCACCATCACGCCCTACGATGAAAGCCTCGTCCAGCCGGCGTCGATCGATATCCGTCTCGACCACCGATTTCGCGTCTTCCGCAACTACAAATACTCCGCCATCGATCCCAAAGCCGCGCAGGATGGGCTCACCGAAATGGTGACCGCCGAAGAGGGCTCCCCCTTCGTCATCCATCCCGGCGAGTTTATTCTGGCGAGCACTCTGGAAAGCATCGCGCTCGGCGATGACCTCGTCGCGCGCCTGGAAGGCAAAAGCTCGCTCGGGCGGCTGGGCCTGGTGGTGCACGCGACGGCGGGCTATATCGATCCGGGCTTTGAGGGCCACATCACGCTGGAGCTCTCGAATGTCGCCAACTTGCCGATCCTGCTTTATCCGGGAATGAAGGTGGGACAGATCTCGTTCTTCGCGATGAGCACCCCCGCCGACCGCCCCTACGGACACCCGGATCTGGGCAGCAAGTACAAAGGCCAGAGCGTTCCCACCGCAAGCCGAATGCACATGAACTTCCCCGACGGAGAGGAAACACACGGATGA
- a CDS encoding GNAT family N-acetyltransferase: MPYFELRPFDLAEAETVAHWVTTPDEFWKLTGAQGFPLTADQVAAWIYETNFAFTLRRDGDIVAYGDIIEDDVEGDVEIQHVIVAPDMRRAGVASVLMSKLCAFLTEYHKYPDVWTRVGRDNEAAIQCALGAGFQPDQTLSGERYLWMKKSLYAE, encoded by the coding sequence ATGCCGTACTTCGAACTCCGGCCGTTCGACCTAGCCGAAGCGGAGACGGTCGCGCATTGGGTGACGACGCCGGACGAATTTTGGAAACTGACCGGCGCTCAGGGCTTCCCCCTCACGGCCGATCAAGTGGCCGCGTGGATCTACGAAACGAACTTCGCCTTTACCCTGCGCCGTGACGGAGACATCGTCGCCTATGGCGATATCATCGAGGACGATGTGGAAGGCGATGTCGAGATCCAGCATGTGATCGTCGCCCCGGACATGCGCCGCGCGGGCGTCGCCTCCGTACTGATGAGCAAGCTTTGCGCCTTTCTCACGGAGTATCACAAATACCCGGATGTCTGGACGCGCGTCGGCCGCGACAATGAAGCCGCGATCCAATGCGCCCTCGGCGCCGGGTTTCAGCCGGACCAAACACTTTCCGGAGAGCGCTATCTCTGGATGAAAAAATCCCTGTACGCCGAATAA
- the nusB gene encoding transcription antitermination factor NusB — MTPDSHIPNTAGKNTRRDARELALRMLYQIEIGHQPPSEVIDAALEQSQLDDKNSTFAQELVRGVLEHQSSIDARLTVLASDWALDRQAAVDRNILRLASFEMIYRPDSPVAAVVNEAVELAKKYSTAESGRFVNGVLGALAREPRGDGEVSSDSSEQDLA, encoded by the coding sequence ATGACACCAGATTCTCACATTCCGAACACCGCGGGCAAGAATACGCGCCGAGACGCGCGCGAGCTGGCCCTGCGTATGCTCTACCAAATCGAAATCGGCCACCAGCCCCCGTCGGAAGTGATCGACGCGGCGCTGGAGCAGTCCCAGCTCGACGATAAGAACAGCACGTTTGCCCAGGAGCTCGTGCGCGGAGTCCTGGAGCATCAAAGCTCCATCGACGCCCGCCTTACCGTCCTCGCCTCCGACTGGGCGCTGGATCGTCAGGCCGCCGTGGACCGCAATATCCTTCGCCTCGCTTCGTTTGAGATGATCTACCGTCCGGATTCGCCGGTCGCGGCGGTCGTCAACGAAGCCGTGGAGCTCGCCAAGAAGTACAGCACCGCCGAATCGGGCCGCTTCGTCAACGGCGTGCTGGGCGCGCTGGCGCGCGAGCCGCGCGGCGACGGCGAGGTTTCTTCCGACAGCAGTGAGCAGGACCTTGCATGA
- the accC gene encoding acetyl-CoA carboxylase biotin carboxylase subunit, whose translation MFKKILIANRGDIAVRVIRAAREMKIATVAVYSEADVDALHVQLADERVCIGPPDSKGSYLNAANILSAALITGCDAIHPGIGFLAEDASFAEKCAQIGLKYIGPPVKSIEMMGDKIQARMTMEKAGVPIVPGTNIALRDPAEAAKIAAKIGFPVMIKAAAGGGGRGIRVVREEADFPKTLKTAQMEAETSFGNPDVYIEKYIETFRHIEVQILADEHGNVVHLGERDCSLQTQRYQKMVEEAPAPNLPAPARKRICDAAVRAAKAAGYASAGTIEFIVAPDHTFYFMEMNTRLQIEHPITETVTGIDLVKWQIRVASGEKLAFSQRQIEWTGHAIEVRLTARDPLRDFAPSAGKIATVRLPGGLGVRIDTQIFSGYEVPPYYDSMLAKIIVWDTDRAGAIARMQRCLDEVEIVGVKTDLEYHKKIFASEAFQKGDLTTKFLATHVDAS comes from the coding sequence ATGTTCAAAAAAATACTGATTGCCAACCGCGGCGATATCGCCGTTCGCGTCATCCGCGCCGCACGCGAGATGAAGATCGCCACTGTCGCGGTTTACTCCGAAGCGGATGTCGATGCGCTCCATGTCCAGCTCGCCGATGAGCGTGTCTGTATCGGCCCGCCCGACAGCAAGGGCTCTTATCTCAACGCCGCGAATATCTTAAGCGCCGCCCTGATCACCGGATGCGACGCGATCCATCCCGGCATCGGATTTCTGGCTGAGGATGCGTCGTTCGCCGAGAAGTGCGCCCAGATCGGCCTCAAATATATCGGGCCGCCGGTCAAGTCCATCGAGATGATGGGCGACAAGATCCAGGCGCGCATGACGATGGAGAAGGCCGGCGTTCCGATCGTCCCCGGCACGAACATCGCCCTGCGCGATCCGGCCGAAGCGGCGAAGATCGCCGCCAAGATCGGCTTCCCGGTCATGATCAAGGCCGCCGCCGGCGGCGGCGGGCGCGGGATCCGTGTCGTTCGCGAAGAAGCGGACTTCCCGAAGACGCTCAAAACCGCGCAGATGGAAGCCGAGACCAGCTTCGGCAATCCCGACGTCTATATCGAAAAGTATATCGAGACGTTCCGGCATATCGAAGTGCAGATCCTCGCCGACGAGCATGGCAATGTCGTGCATTTGGGCGAGCGGGACTGCTCGCTCCAAACGCAGCGCTATCAGAAGATGGTGGAGGAGGCGCCCGCCCCCAACCTGCCGGCGCCGGCCCGCAAGCGCATCTGCGACGCCGCCGTGCGCGCCGCCAAGGCGGCGGGTTACGCGAGCGCCGGCACCATCGAATTCATCGTCGCTCCCGATCACACGTTTTACTTCATGGAGATGAACACGCGTCTCCAGATCGAGCACCCGATCACGGAAACCGTCACGGGGATCGACCTGGTGAAGTGGCAGATCCGGGTCGCGTCCGGCGAAAAACTCGCCTTCTCCCAGCGCCAGATCGAATGGACGGGACACGCCATTGAAGTGCGTTTGACGGCGCGTGACCCCTTGCGCGACTTCGCGCCGAGCGCGGGCAAGATCGCCACCGTTCGCCTGCCGGGCGGCCTGGGCGTTCGCATCGACACGCAGATCTTTTCGGGGTACGAAGTGCCGCCGTATTACGATTCGATGCTCGCCAAGATCATCGTCTGGGACACCGACCGCGCCGGCGCCATCGCGCGCATGCAGCGGTGCCTGGACGAAGTCGAGATCGTCGGCGTCAAAACGGACTTAGAATATCACAAGAAGATCTTCGCCAGCGAAGCGTTCCAAAAGGGCGACCTGACGACGAAGTTCCTGGCGACCCACGTGGATGCGAGCTAG
- a CDS encoding type II secretion system protein produces MAMRRSAARQRGQWSLVGMLAALAILMILAATIVPQMAAEHSKPGEAATPRERAYGSACSEYASQMNQAVQMYKADHDDRSPRSVTQLKKYGVTDDMIYAQGCSYQIDPDTGTVTDVGGGRANNAPPPSAQPQLPQGFHPDGIGLPPPGSTPAPYYAPNPAPAAAPPTNGAPAAGTVLPGGIRMPNIPTAGGGM; encoded by the coding sequence ATGGCGATGCGACGTTCGGCGGCGCGGCAGCGCGGCCAGTGGTCCCTTGTCGGTATGCTCGCGGCGCTTGCGATCCTGATGATCCTTGCGGCGACGATCGTTCCCCAGATGGCGGCGGAGCACTCCAAGCCCGGCGAGGCCGCCACCCCGCGCGAGCGCGCCTATGGCTCGGCCTGCTCCGAATACGCCTCGCAGATGAACCAGGCCGTCCAGATGTACAAAGCCGACCACGACGACCGTTCGCCGCGCTCCGTGACGCAGCTCAAAAAATATGGCGTGACCGACGACATGATCTACGCGCAGGGCTGCTCGTATCAGATCGACCCGGACACGGGAACCGTGACCGATGTCGGCGGCGGACGCGCGAACAACGCCCCGCCCCCGTCGGCCCAGCCGCAGCTGCCGCAAGGGTTCCATCCCGATGGAATCGGCCTTCCGCCCCCAGGGTCGACGCCCGCGCCATATTACGCCCCGAATCCCGCCCCGGCCGCCGCGCCGCCCACGAACGGCGCTCCCGCCGCCGGGACCGTACTGCCCGGCGGAATCCGGATGCCGAATATCCCGACGGCCGGCGGCGGCATGTAG
- a CDS encoding acetyl-CoA carboxylase biotin carboxyl carrier protein: MTLESIEEIVALLEEHPVAEIEIEEEGRRILVRKASVTRPAPVPAIVEETQTTPQAEAAEASETAPAEPAPSILLTAPMVGIFHHHDPPIRYGAIIQTGQLVGYIESLKLMNEVTADIGGRVTEVLEDNTAVGYGQPLFRIEPV; the protein is encoded by the coding sequence ATGACCCTGGAAAGTATCGAAGAGATCGTCGCTCTGCTGGAGGAGCATCCGGTCGCCGAGATTGAGATCGAGGAAGAGGGCCGCCGGATCCTGGTGCGCAAAGCGTCCGTGACCCGCCCGGCTCCCGTTCCCGCCATCGTCGAGGAGACACAAACGACGCCGCAGGCGGAAGCCGCCGAGGCGTCCGAGACGGCGCCCGCGGAGCCCGCCCCCAGCATTCTTTTGACGGCGCCGATGGTCGGGATCTTCCACCATCACGATCCGCCGATCCGTTACGGCGCGATCATCCAGACGGGCCAGCTCGTCGGATACATCGAATCGCTCAAGCTGATGAATGAAGTCACGGCGGATATCGGCGGACGCGTGACGGAAGTCCTTGAGGATAACACCGCCGTCGGATACGGCCAGCCGCTGTTCCGTATCGAGCCTGTCTAG